The window GAACATATTGTTTTCTTCCATGTTCCTCATCAAGATGATGACGACGTGTTCATTATATATCCGGGATGACCAGCATGCTCCCTGACAGAAAAGCTGTagtaaagtagaaaaaaaagcttgaacAAAATGTTCGAGTAAAAACAATATGTCCTTTTTTCACTTTGATAAGTGGCAATTCCTTTAAAAACATGCCTGGAAAGTTTCAGCTTTGCAGCTATTGCAGTCACGATTCAGGAAGACCAACTTAAATAAGGCACTGGAAGCTAATTTAATATCGTACACATTAAATCTGCTCAAAGCTGACAAACGATGAATTTAGTTAAAAGAGAACATATACTTCATATAAGGCATGCAAAGAAGAAACTGCTCTGACATCCTGGTATGTTCTTGGAGTCTGTCGTGCACATTTGAGTACATTAAGCATCATTATAAAAATTATATTTGTGCAAGGGGCTTATCTTGGAGACAATATTCAACAGATGGAGCCCACATAAAACACGTATCTATTAAGCCTtgcttctttttaattattgctTTACAGTGAGCTATTAAACAGTTGTATCATCACTTGCAGACTCTTGATAGGCTCATAGAAACATAACTGAACTGGAGCCGAACATGTAAAACAATAAGATGCACgtttcaatgtgtgtgtcttgattTCAGTGTCTGAAAACCTCAGGACTGAATGTTTGTATCCACGAGTAACCCCCAAACATGAACTCTTTGTCTTCCTTATTGACCCTCATATGGTTTTCTTCCCCCTGAACCCTACCTTTCCCATCAATCTGCCACCTGCGACCACGGCCGTCACCAGCTTGTGAATCAGCAGACGAGGCGAGCGTCGCCTTTCGGAGCGGACCACTCCACCGGCAGATTTCTGGGTTTCCGAAATCCAGCTCTGGTTGCATGCAGAATGAGATGCATTCAGACGGGGTGCCAGAGGATCTTAAAGACCCCTCTGTGTCAGCGCTCCAAGAACCAGACCATTGGGTCAGAATTTCCATAAAGAGCCATCGTGCTTAGTTTAATGATTGTTATGTTCTTAATGATTTGTTGCAAAACCATGTGCTAATATACAACATTGCCTCTGGATGGACACAATAGCCCAACTGTTCTCCTCTCCtgcgtttcttttttcttccctgtGTAAACACGTGAGCTTGTAATGTGAATTGGTGTGCTTGTTGGCTGTGTCAGCTGTGCATCGGCGAAAGAACAACTATCAATACCACAGTGGAAAAATACTCCATTACGAGTAAAATGTCCGGCATCCAAACTTTACTTTCCTAAGTGTAGAAAGGGTGCAAGGTAAATGTGATTCGAGTATCAAGAGTAAAATAACTCATTGTGCACATAACACACTAttagaataaaaagaaagcagcattttaatgttaatgCTGGTGAAGGTAGAGCAGATTTGAACAACTCCATCTTGCTAAGTAATTATCCACGAGTGATTGAGTCCTAAAAGTATTGTAATGATAGGTTAAGTGGAAAGAAATAATGAAgtcactctttgtgtgtgtgttttgtcatccGAGCGCCCGCAGCGCGTGCTGTTATTGCATgcgagtgcatgtgagtgcatgtgagtgcatgtgagcgtgcccctaCTGGTtcgctgctctgcactgctctcagaTGGCAGCTGAGAACGCTGCTTCGACCAGTTCTCTCAGCACTTTTTGCCGGCGCAGGTTGAGAGAAAATACGATCTCgtaaataacacttttttttttttaatatgtgtaTAAGCGGCGTTGTCTGTTCACTTTTCAACCCTTATAACCACACAGGGGAGGAGGCTAGGAAATATCGCCTGAAAGATCCTCATCCTCAAAGTATAaagaccaacaaaaaaaaacacaacttcaacAAACAGTTGAAAACCTTCAGGGCGTCTGGCTAAGCCTCATCTGCACTGGCAGATTACTGCATCTCTGATCGAAGACAGACGACATCTCCTGCAATTTTGAAGCTCTCTctaaaaagaatttaaaaaataatctgttttgctttgtttcaaAGACACAGAGATCGACACGCCCTTCGGGAAATCAATATTATTTGGATAGTCAGATGTTTAAATGCTCTCCTGCAGTGTTCAAGAGAGCGCCAAAGCGTTGCACAGGAATTATGCCAGAGTCTTTGAGTTGAGAGAGGGAGCTCCCTGTGTGAGCCAGGGAACTTGGGCATTAACAAAAGAAGGCGCTCTAGCTTCCCTCTCCCCCCACAGTCTCCGGGTCTATCATGGCTGTCACCCAGCATCAGGGAGCCTAATGGCTGAAGCTTTTTGTGTACAGCATCCTGGACTGATCGAGTGAATCAAAAGAATGAGTGTCCCCATCGAGGGAGCTCCCATGTCACAGGgccatgaagaagaagaagaaaaaaagagggacgTGAGCTCTTTCTCCACAAGAGGCCATGAGAATCAGATCAGCGAGGCTAATCTGTAGAGCGGAAGTCGTCCGGGAGAAAGCGGGTGCTGTAAAGACAAGAACTGCTTTTCCTTAGTGAGCCTCATTTTACCTTCGGTGCTGGTCCCctgtctttcctcctcccttgcAAAGTTGATTGGCTGTAATCCTGAAGCCTCAAAGGCACCTGGGCCTGCTTGGCCTATAATCCATATCTGATCTCTGTGAAGCTCGAAAAAAAAGCGGAGCGCAGCTGGGTTCACTTTTATTATGTTGCTTTCGTGAGAGTTGCCCACCTGCCCTGTCAAAATGAGCTCTGACCCAAATTCCTCTTATCAGCACTCAGCGCTGCGGTTCCTCAAGGTTCTGCTGCTGAGTGAGGGATACGAAGGAGCTGATAGCATGGTGTTGGAAACAGCTTGAAGGCATCGGGGACTAATTCAGCACAGACTTGAGCATGTCGCAGTGTGGAGGCCTTGGCAACAACTAATCTCCTCTGCCACCCCTCACATTGCTTACAATAGTAACACCAAGGAACACACTACCGTGACATTTTCTGGCTTTCTCCTCTTTGGCCTCTCTTTTCTCCGTATTTCAGCacgtttctcttcttctccacacAAGCACGTTTGGCTATACATCACCATTGCAGggctgaaaaacaaaagacaggCTTTGTCTTCCCCCGGCTTGCAAAAAAACTTCGGGGGAATTTTGAGAGAGATGCGCCAGTTGCCGCATACTTCAAACATGTCACTTTTTCTCGCACATATTTTCCACACTCAATTGATTGACTTCACTATGAGCAATACAACCACTAACCAGGGGctgatgattgacagctggaaTGCGTGTTCGTGTTGTTTAAGCAAGAGAAACTACAGCATGGTGTTGGAAGAGACAACACGCCTGTCTTCAGATACGGCAATGCTCATGCAGGTTTGAGCTCAGCTCCTTGTCTGACAGTCTGGAAAGTAGCCAGAGAGGGATGATGACAGGCAGACGGCCTCTCGGTGATATCAGCCCTCTGCCTTTGCATACCACAAGATATCGGACATGCTTGTGTGACTTTACAGTTTATCTGTCCAAGATAGGAGACTAAAAGAAACAGGTTGAGACTAGCTCTGTGACAGAGCAGGGGGTTTAGGTGTTCATCCAACTGGTTCACGGGGGAAGGTTGTTAAAACTCCAGACGAGCTTTCAGCCACCAACACCAAACATATCAGCTAAACGGATGCATAGAGGAGAAAGTGCAAAAGACAATGGGTTTGTTCATTGTCTGCtgtgtttacaacaacaacaaaaatatacaaaatgttttaacacaatgaaacaattcaagaaaaaacaacagttaAGGAAAAGAGTggaaggtgaggacacacacacatgcaaacgcacaTAAACATCACATCCTGTCAGGCAGCCTAATCTACTTTATGACTGCTTTTCCACCTGGAGGCCATAGCTCCGGGCATAAAAAAGTGAGTCACACTCAGCGAGAGTTTGGGACAACAGGCAcgacaaaaacaacaatcctaccctccccctccccctccccccctcaaaGTTCAGCAGCCTCCCCCTCCCTGACTCCCAATAAACTCTCACTATCCCTGGCGACAACACCGATTCCTCTAGTTAAATCTGCAGCTCGCTCTTCGCCTGTTGAACGTGATGGTTTCTCTGCCAAGTTTCAATCGAACCTCGAGCACACTGTATGATTAACCGTCAACGTCTCCTCTATATGTCattgatttctttctctttttctctcccgcCATTCGTTTCCCAATCGCCACTCCCACAGCCAGTGAAACTTCCGACAGGTGGAGGGTGAGAGAGCTAAAGCTGCTTCctttaagaaaataagaaacactGACAGCAACTGGAATAACAAGAAGAGGGCAAACACCCTCTTCTTGGAAGAGATTAATTCGAGTGCTGGAGGAGATTAAGTACGTGTTGTGTAATACGGTATATAGTCATTTAACCAGTATTTGAGTATAGGGCTGCAACAACATATTATTTTCAAGACTAATTCTTAATTGTATCTGTCGATGAATcatttagtctataaaatgtcaaagaatTGTGTCACAGTTGTGAATTGTGTCACAATTCCAAGGTGATGTTTTCAAAATGGCTTGTTTTGTCTGGCGGACatttcaaaaagacaaaatattgataatattgacaatgattgatAGATTATCAAACCTGTTGTTTACGCTCTAGTTGTGACATTGAAGTCCATCAAAAAAGGTCAGTGTGCAGACTAAGAGCAAAAATACTTTGCTAAATACTTAaagatggtaaaaaaaaaagtgaaataattgTTGCACACGTGATACCGTACGATACTGTCAACAGGCTGTTAAAAAATGATGCATTGTCAATATCAACATATGTTTTGGACTGACTGCTTTAACACTGTCGGACTAAACCCCCCAAAaacctacattacccacaatacAACTTGACATCCAATAGTTTGGTCAGAGATTTGATCAGCTAACGTAAACCTCACTGCTCCAAACACCAAGATATTTCTAATTTTCAAACTTTTAGTCATCAGCAGGCAATTTATGAGATTTCTCCTCGTTCTTGAGCCACAAAAAGCTttatactattttttttttaaagaatatcgTTAGAGTCCTCCTTTAATCTTAAAATACAACAGATAAAATGGATTGAGAAACTCTTACGGGTACTTTGGTGTAACAGTGCAGGTGTCATTGTGACGGCTCCTCCGACATCATGTTCGGACACGCCATGTGGTTTTACCTCATCCAGACAGCGTGCAATACAAGGGCTACAGAAAccagacacactaacacaatgACTAATTTACACAAACAATACTACAACATTGCTCAATTTCCAGACAGGAAGATGCATTGCTGAGAGTTTGAGCagttttattaaaaagagagagaatctaTAGTCAAATTGAAAAAAACCCTCCTGAACTTTATGAGGCTCTTTGGTGGCACGTGGCCCCATGCTGGGACATGTACCCTGCATGTCGGGTCATACAGAGACGTCCATCACCAACCAGCGCACAACCAAGTCCTCAGAAACCAGAGAGGAAAAGTAGCAGTTACAAACTGCCCTGGTTTTCCTTGTCAGACAGGTTTCTTTCCCATGCACACGTAAAACATCTTGTTTCAAAAGAAAACCCAGGATTCACGATTTGAGTGATGAGTAATTTATGTTTACAGACGCACTCAGTGGTTAACGGACCCCGCTGCTCTACAAGTCCCTGCAGCTCTTGTTGCACTTGGAAACAGAGCTGAACTATAAACCCCAGAGGGGTTGTCTTCCAACATTGTTCCACAAAGTAATCATTCAATTGTCAAAGTATTAATAGGGATTACTATTATTTGATATTCTGAAATGACTCTTTGACCGTGTATAGCTGTCTGGGATGCATGGTGTGGTTTTCTATCCTCACTCGTCACATATGAAGTGAGCAATAACACCGTTTCTCAGTAACACTGCAGCTAAATACAATGCGACTTTAGTCTGGTGACAGTTCACAAACGTTTTATTCGGTTCCTTAATTTACAGGAAGCCAGCTGTAATCATGATAGTAACTAAATTCAATCCATGTACCAATAATAAACTGGTTTAGTCACGTTTTATTAAGTCCCCTCTCTGCTGAAGGAATTTGTTAACAGATGctctcacttttctttcttatcattATCAGGACACAATATCTGGACACATCTCAATAAAGAAGTAAAGACATAATGAAGAAGTTGGCAATTTTCACTCAAATGCAACGCaacaaatgtaataatgcaAATTGCCCTATTTTTTCATTGATGTATTATTCTTACTCACAAAATAATTATAGGCTACACTCTATGTTCACAACAAAATTGTTATTATTCTGGAATCACAAAGAAGGCGTGTGTATTTCAAGTAAACAGTTAACAGTTGACGCAGTTGTTATGTAAATAACTGTGAgaaaaacacaatcaaataGGCAACACCCTTTACCCTTAAACTCAGTTGATAATTAGGTTAATAATCTTGTTTGGCATATGTTTAATCTGCAACTAATAATGTTTGTCAAATATTTATGTTTCATGAATCAAttcatgaaaaataataaaataacaaaaatacaaatatatttttttccaccaATGTATAGTAATTCACTggtgtttgtaaaaaaaaacacaaaaaaacaacaacaacattaaccCATTAATTGTTTTAAGACTCTAAAGCATCGTTTTATACGGCGAAGCTCGAAAATCCGAGCTTCGGTTTAGCCCCTGAAGGCAGCATCCGCGATAAACTACTGTGTGACGTAGCGAGCAATCAGGGCTCGAGTCGAAAGTTGAGCTCGCTCCACACTTTTACTGTCAGCACCGGACGCATTGGACCGGGTGTGAACTAGCGCCGTTACTCACCAGAACCCCCGAGctttaaagcccccccccccccctcccatcccatCCCGGGGACCAGCGGCGGACGGACCGGGGAACACATGGAAAACGCCATGTCGCTGGAAATACGGCGGTGGACTTCTGCATAGTTTCGCCCGAGAGGAGGCGAAGTGAGCCGCGAGATCAACATGCTCGCCCCGATGCCGGCctccctgctgctgcctcttctcctcctctgtcggATTTCTTTCGGCCAGTATTCAAGCGACCAGTGCAGCTGGAAGGGCAGGTGAGGTTCCGCTGGCCCGTATTTCACGGCATGTAATGTTTGATAtcgtgatttttattttatttttataaagtCTGAAAGTAAAGTGAGCTGCAGCGGCGAGCTGAACGGACTGTGACCGAAACTCGGAGCGCGGTGACGCGGATCAGGCAGCGCAGTGAACccggggtggtggggggggatgAAGCACACGTTAGTCCTAAACACCAACATATGTGGAACACGTACATTAATGATGGCATGTGGAAATACATGAAAAGCTCTCTGGTTGTTTTACAGacccagagtttttttttatgaatgactGGCAACGGTATTCAATCAGAATACGATATGACTGTGCTGGATAGTTGTTTTTCTATTATGAACAAAATGGTGCTGTATTATACATGCAATATTACTCTGATGTTGGAgttcatatttttttctaaGGGTTAAATATCCTCCACAAACTGTACTGAATTAGTCACAGATCTCCCAAGAGcttttaaatatttactttttttttctttttttctttttattcaaccGATTTCCAAAACCTCAGGCAGCAAATACTGGAAAATGTAACCTCTCATCAAACATCTGCTGAAATCTGTTTTGCACTTGCGTGGCTGCGCCTCCAAATAGtgtggtttttttgttttgcatcctCCAGTCCGGAGGGGGGCAGGCGACATGCAGCACTTTGAGCCCATAACCATGTAATCTGTTCTCCATTAGTGAAACTCTTGACTAATGTTCTTTAATTGCATGCAGAAGTGATGAAGTTAGAAAGTACTTAATTAGAGGCGTGCTGAGGAGAGAGCCCTGGTTATGGGGCTTCGGCTGCAGATGCTCGGCATGTGCCATGGGGTTACTTTGGATCTAGGGCAAATTAGAATTTCAGCATCTCATTTTTTAGGAAACTGGGCGTTTTTCCCCCCAGAGTCAAACCGCCAGCTTGGCATGCGCATGCTTGGTGGACTGCTGATGGCTTCCTGCCTCTGGCTTTGCCACAGAAttgagtgactgactgattgaagttttttttttttttttttttttcaaaccctgACCAGGCATTAAGTTCTAGAGGGAGTCATTTGGTCTTGCTGGCGCCAGAGTCCAACGTGCTGCCCGGACAAGTCTCTTCGGTGGCTTGAAAGCAAGGGGAGGGCTCAGTGCGTGACCTGCATTTGCACTTGCATGCAGCAGGCCCGGCTACTGTTGCTGCCGTTGTCTGCCCAGAAGCCCCTGTGTCCCTCCATTCATCCATTTCTTCTTCCAAGCTCTTCCCGAAGGCAGCCTGCCAGTGGTGCATTTTGCCAAAGCTCTGGGAAGAACAATGTGGTatggtgggaggggaggggggggagagagagagagagtgtgtgtgtgtgtgtgtgtgtgtgttggagctgAGGTCACGGCGGCCGCTCCGGCTCGTGACTGGTCACGCAGCCAGTCTTGCGCGCAGACGGGCATAATGCTTCAGGAGGAATGTGGTCTAATGTCCTTACAGTCTGCCAGCAGAGGCCTTAACTGTGGTCAGATAACTCTGGCTGAAAATAACGAGAAAATAATCTTCTGATTACTCCCATTTTTTAcgctaaattaaaaaaagttgagtTTGATGAACTCCACAAAGAAAGATTTCACATTCACAGAGTTTCCGTGattgttgctcttttttttccagaaactCTTGACAATGCCTGGTACTTTGAGATTTGAGTCGTCGATGCTGGCTGGCTGACatctttccccttttttttttttttttttcttcttccagtgGTCTGACTCACGAAGGCCACGCCAGGGATGTGGAGCAGGTGTACTTGCGTTGCTCCCAAGGCTCTCTGGAGTGGCTCTATCCCACGGGGGCCATCATCGTCAACCTCCGACCCAACACGGCCTCCCCCGCCGCCGCCCGCCTCTCCGTCTGCATCAAACCCTCAGCAGAATCCAGCGGCACCAACGTCTACCTGGACCGTAATGGCAAGCTGCGGTTACTGCTGCGGGATCAGGACCAAGCTCAGGGCAAGGTGCAGTGCTTCAGTATCCAGGAGGGAGCGCTCTTCATCGAGGCCGTCCCGCACATGGACATCAGCCGCCGGATCACGGCGTTCCAGTACGAGCTGGTCAGCGACAGGCTGGGGCCAGAGGCGCACTCGGTGGGAGGTGAGATACATCTCCATTACGATGCTTTTACAGCTCAATATTGGTGTTAAACTTGTACATATTTGTATCATCCAGCCATTATAAAGGGCTGCAGACTTGTTTTTGATTAATTCCCCCAAGGTCTGGCTTCCTTTGTGCTTTGTCGCTGTGGTGTGTACAGTGCACTAAATGCAGCCATCTACTGGTGGAAACTTTTATTCAGTTGGACCCTAATAGTAGGAAACTCAACATTTGCTCCAGCAGACTGAAGCCAAAGTCCATTTCTCTGCTATCATTGTCTGTACATTTTGGTTTTTTCCTGTCAAAATGTGTGCGATTATCAAGACATCAAAGTCTTTCTGGAGCTTTTTTTTAGGATGAAACATTCACATTTCTGCTGGtttcacaaccattcacgctcgaTTTGATTTAGCTGtaattgtggtgtgtgtgtgtgtgtgtaggcatgtAGGCACAGCCAAACGGGGCCCCCCGTTGGAAAAATAACCTATTTTCACACCGGGTACCTGCGAAACCTGCACAGTTTCAAGCTGCGCAACAGTGCGAGCAACCGTGTTTTTCTTCCACCTAAAGCAAAATACGAGCAATATCAGGCCACCATCTGTTTTTAGGGCTCTCTGGGTTCACATATCCACATCCCGCGTCATTACCTGGCACGGCAGAGAGAGGCGGAGCGGGTTGAACGTAAAGCGCGGTGAGCGTGAAAGTAGTTTTGGCCACATCGGGGCACTCCGCTCTGCAGTATAATCTGGTTGTGTGATGTGGCCTGAGATAGCACTGGGATGATTCACAAAGACAGCGGTCTCGTGTCATCTGAAGCCTGGACCGGTGGATTGATGGCCGCTTCGcctcttctcatcttctcatcttctctttttttttttcttctgtctcttccatctttcctcttctctgtgaCCTGCTGTGCTGGGATTGAGTTGCTCACCGTCAAGCTGGAATGTGTCTCCAACCAGATGTTGGGAGGACCTTCTTGGAGCatatataccccccccccccccttttcttgcTGTCactccctctgcctccctttCAGCTCACCTAAATTATTcgttttcttcctctctgttccactatttcctccctcccttaATTTCTTTCTTGTCTATTTATCATTCTggtgttttccttttcattcccCCCTTCATAtatcttccctctcttcctggcTGTTTGAAGTGGTTTTTGTCTGTGCTGAGTGGTATTAGCTAGTTGTCCTCCATTACAGCGCAATGCATCATTGCCCAGATGTTGCAGGGACACTGGATGGtgcccctccacccctcttCACCACTCGTCCcatccctcatccctcctctgGTCCTGTGAAGTGGTTTCCGATCAGAGCGGCGCTGCATGTGCGTGGACCAGAGAGAGATGCTGACTCTGCTCTCTCAGTCCATTCCTGTGGTTCTGTTTCATGTCTGAAACGTGAGCCCTGCTCGGCTCTGCTTTTTTGgagggaagagaaaaaacatgCCTGGGTTTCGACCTCGGCTTTGGGCTGCTCTGCCTAATGCTGTAGCAGCACACGGGCTCACTTCAAAGGGCCTCTGCACTCTGCTCGGGCTCGGGGCGAGGTCGGCCCGCTCTGAAGTCTCCCGGCTCT of the Cyclopterus lumpus isolate fCycLum1 chromosome 8, fCycLum1.pri, whole genome shotgun sequence genome contains:
- the metrnla gene encoding meteorin-like protein isoform X1, whose translation is MLAPMPASLLLPLLLLCRISFGQYSSDQCSWKGSGLTHEGHARDVEQVYLRCSQGSLEWLYPTGAIIVNLRPNTASPAAARLSVCIKPSAESSGTNVYLDRNGKLRLLLRDQDQAQGKVQCFSIQEGALFIEAVPHMDISRRITAFQYELVSDRLGPEAHSVGAPCQPCSDTEMLLAVCTNDFVARGSIKMVELEEEHSSVTVELRRLYRQKTQVFLSGGVRVRRWTGHIKMPLQCGVKSGEGEFLFTGTVRFGEAWMGCAPRYKDFLRLYGEAQQQGTNPCHMDTD
- the metrnla gene encoding meteorin-like protein isoform X2, producing MCGLTHEGHARDVEQVYLRCSQGSLEWLYPTGAIIVNLRPNTASPAAARLSVCIKPSAESSGTNVYLDRNGKLRLLLRDQDQAQGKVQCFSIQEGALFIEAVPHMDISRRITAFQYELVSDRLGPEAHSVGAPCQPCSDTEMLLAVCTNDFVARGSIKMVELEEEHSSVTVELRRLYRQKTQVFLSGGVRVRRWTGHIKMPLQCGVKSGEGEFLFTGTVRFGEAWMGCAPRYKDFLRLYGEAQQQGTNPCHMDTD